Proteins encoded together in one Bacteroidia bacterium window:
- a CDS encoding NUDIX domain-containing protein, whose amino-acid sequence MYSSSAREIDRFNIRVYGICIKNKKVLLVKENMAGFEFTKFPGGGLEFGEGLKEGLKREIFE is encoded by the coding sequence ATGTATTCTTCTTCAGCACGCGAAATTGATCGTTTTAATATCCGGGTTTATGGTATTTGTATTAAAAACAAAAAGGTATTATTGGTCAAGGAAAACATGGCGGGTTTTGAATTTACTAAATTTCCCGGTGGAGGTTTAGAGTTTGGTGAGGGTTTGAAAGAGGGGTTAAAACGCGAAATTTTTGAAGA